CCATCCAAATCCCAACAGATCGCTTGTGCACCTGGCGGGCAGTCCCAACCTTGCGTTTCGTGAACCGCACAAGAACTAAACACTTTGGTATTTCAGATATATTCAAGCACTTCAGTACATGGACTATGTGCTTGCAAGGTAGACCCTTTCGAATCATTCTTCTGCAGCTGCACCTTATAGTTTCTGCGGAATTTACTGGAGTGTACTCCACCCAAAAACGGCTCTTCCGGTTATTCTTCCAGGCCACGATGTACTGCTGTGATCCGTCTCCGAGCTTTATTTCTACAATCTCCATGCCACCAATTTCCTAAGATCAGCTTGCAACATATAGAAGTTTGCTGGAGTGAAGACGTGAGAAGCAGCTATCTCAAGTTCCCTCGAGCTAGTAACTGGCACCGGTAAACTCTGTGAGGCCGTGCAATCATCTCGTGCCTCATTCTCACGGATACGTACAACGGCGTTCTCATAGTGCAAAATCATATCCACCAGGGTCATTTCACCGTCTAGGTGGAGGTGAAGGCATGAGTTTAGACTTTCACTCCTCTGGTTGCTTTTCATGCCAAGCCAAAAACCCTCTGTCAGATAAGCCGCGGCCCACAGTCTCCTCTTCTTATACATCCGTCTCAACCATGTTACTGTTTTTTCCGACTGCCATCTTTTGGAAAACGCGTGCCATCTCTCCTCAAACGTGGCCGCGGACGTGCTGTAGTACAGAAGAGTTCGGAACTCCTTCAAGGACTTGTGACAGAggtgaatcttcatattttttTTCTATATGCCACGTACATATACGGTGCCACACGTCTGGCAAGACTTGGCGAATTGCCTTGATCATCGCAGCGTCGGCATCCGTGATAACACTCATAGGCATCTTTTGACACATGGACCTCAAAAAAGTCTCCAGCAGCCACACATATGTCTCTTCGGTCTCGTCCGAAACTATGGCACAAGCAAAAACAGTGGTCTTCCAGTGATTGTTAAGACCAACAAAGGGTATGAATGGCATACCATACCGGTTCATCTTGTACGTGCTGTCAAATACAAGCACGTCGCCGAAGTCCTCATAGTCATGACGAGACTGGGAGTCACACCAGAACATCCTATTCATATGTCCTTCCTTGTCTAGCTTGTACTCGAAAAAGAAGCTAGGATCCCTCTGTTTCCTACTGACCATGATGCCTATGACTGTGGCAGCATCACCTTTTGAAAGCAGCTTCCTCTTCTCCCTGGCGCAAAGGTTGTATATTTCACGCCTGGTAAAACCAACACCGCCATACCATACATGTTTGCTGATGAAGGTATCCATCATGTCGTGAATTCTAATCCCTGCAGCTTCCATGAACAGTATCTCAGCTCTCTGGTACTCTTTGATTTTTCTGTGGGACCAAAGAAAAGGTACCTCGTCCGGTCCTGCCAAGATATGGCTATGCTTGTCCTCAAAACTATCAACATACCAAACCCCACGCTTTTGGTCAAGCTTCACGGTCAGGTGCGCTTCGCAGTGGCAGCGTGTCTCGGGTCTGAGCCTACGGCTGTGTCCTTCCTCGGTTAGCAACCTGCTATCACGTTTTCCTTGTCTGGAACAAACAAACCGCCTATAACGCATATGATGTGACTCGGTTTTGCTATACCTGACCCTATTCTTTCTAATGCTGAAACCATTATCTCTAGCATAGCTGTTGTAGAAATCATACGCAGCCTCGTGAGACGTAAAAGTCATTTGTATTATCTGCATGAACATATCCCTCTTATCATCTGCACTAGCAGTATCTTGGACATTCTTTTTCCCCTCAACTTCTGTCACCTACACAATCATAACATAGCCATGAAAACAGTTTTCTATGGTATAACATT
The sequence above is a segment of the Aegilops tauschii subsp. strangulata cultivar AL8/78 chromosome 6, Aet v6.0, whole genome shotgun sequence genome. Coding sequences within it:
- the LOC141025856 gene encoding protein FAR1-RELATED SEQUENCE 5-like yields the protein MYLCYIFQLISECHNAYDYYGESDAETGLDVESLAASDSGESQSSVIMSEVTEVEGKKNVQDTASADDKRDMFMQIIQMTFTSHEAAYDFYNSYARDNGFSIRKNRVRYSKTESHHMRYRRFVCSRQGKRDSRLLTEEGHSRRLRPETRCHCEAHLTVKLDQKRGVWYVDSFEDKHSHILAGPDEVPFLWSHRKIKEYQRAEILFMEAAGIRIHDMMDTFISKHVWYGGVGFTRREIYNLCAREKRKLLSKGDAATVIGIMVSRKQRDPSFFFEYKLDKEGHMNRMFWCDSQSRHDYEDFGDVLVFDSTYKMNRYGMPFIPFVGLNNHWKTTVFACAIVSDETEETYVWLLETFLRSMCQKMPMSVITDADAAMIKEEVKCNYVEWVDPEWSVATKFCLRELWSMYDKKLRQNIKNAEEKCMLIGEKRRTEEELRFFKMDFAKLVADKEDALTQLGNAR